A single region of the Ignavibacteria bacterium genome encodes:
- a CDS encoding cupin domain-containing protein: MRRTKEYWIEKLHLKPHPEGGFYGETYRSEEEIEKSALPERYGSNRSFSTQIYFMLVSGNFSAFHKVNSDETWHFYDGSTVLLHCLHPDKGVITTMLGLEDGAEPQFTVTRDIWFAAEVADGGDFSLVGCSVAPGFDFNDFQLADKDALYSQFPLDIVQRLCR, translated from the coding sequence TTGAGACGCACTAAAGAATACTGGATCGAGAAACTTCATTTGAAGCCACATCCTGAAGGAGGTTTCTATGGTGAAACATACCGTTCTGAAGAGGAGATTGAGAAATCTGCCCTTCCCGAAAGGTATGGCAGCAACAGATCATTTTCGACTCAGATATACTTCATGCTCGTGTCGGGAAATTTCTCCGCATTCCATAAAGTAAACTCAGACGAGACATGGCATTTCTATGACGGTTCTACTGTGCTGTTGCACTGCCTCCACCCGGATAAAGGAGTTATAACAACAATGCTCGGACTTGAAGACGGTGCCGAACCACAGTTTACTGTAACTCGAGACATATGGTTCGCTGCAGAGGTTGCAGATGGCGGTGATTTTTCTCTGGTTGGTTGCTCGGTTGCGCCCGGTTTCGATTTTAATGATTTCCAACTGGCGGATAAGGATGCCCTCTATTCGCAATTCCCTCTTGATATCGTGCAGAGACTCTGCCGTTAG
- the gyrA gene encoding DNA gyrase subunit A has product MSNMFDKIIPVSLEEELKSSYIDYSMSVIVSRALPDVRDGLKPVHRRVLFGMHDLGYYYNRPFKKSARIVGEVLGKYHPHGDSSVYDAMVRMVQEFSLRYPLVMGQGNFGSVDGDSAAAMRYTEARLAKISDEMLRDLDKNTVNFVPNFDDSLQEPSVLPSYLPNLLINGSSGIAVGMATNIPPHNLTETINGLVAMIDNPAIDIDGLMQHVSAPDFPTGGIIYGYSEVKSAYHTGRGKLIVRAKVNTETQKNGRIHIIVTELPYQVNKAALIERIAQQVKEGKLQHISNLRDESDRDGMRVVIELKKDAQPAVVLNQLYKHTQMQVTFGVIMLALVNGAPKVLNLKEMMHHFLLHRMDVLIRRTRFELDAAERRAHILEGYIIALDNIDEVIAVIKASRDTETAKKNLMERFKLSEIQAKAILDMRLQRLTGLERKKIEQEYKELIKLIEKLRGILESEEKRNLIIKEELIALRDKFGDERRTEIIYDYENFSLEDMIAEEDVVVTISHRGFIKRFPASGYRKQKRGGRGVTGAGTKEGDFVETMFVASTHHYIMFFTDKGRCYWLKVHEVPDVGRSALGRSILNLIEKTPDEQITAFVTVKEFKDDQYLIMATKNGVIKKTVLSAYGNVRRGGIIALNLNEGDSLISAKLCEAGDNIIIGTHDGIAIRFDESAVRDMGRAATGVIGIRLEKGDFVIGSLVIKRTSTVMVVTDKGYGKRSDVNDYRVTNRGGKGIITVKTTEKTGKLMSIMELNDNDELICITSGGMVIKMAAKDIRTMGRNTQGVRIINLKDNDSITDIAKVVPDDDDNATDTAETEETLL; this is encoded by the coding sequence ATGTCAAATATGTTTGATAAAATCATTCCCGTTTCACTTGAAGAAGAGTTAAAATCTTCTTACATCGATTATTCGATGTCGGTAATTGTTTCAAGAGCATTACCCGATGTCCGCGATGGTCTGAAACCTGTTCACAGAAGAGTGTTGTTTGGTATGCACGATTTGGGCTACTACTACAACAGACCCTTCAAAAAATCTGCCAGAATCGTGGGTGAAGTGCTTGGAAAGTATCACCCGCACGGTGATTCCTCCGTTTACGATGCGATGGTGCGCATGGTCCAGGAATTCTCTCTCCGCTATCCGCTTGTGATGGGTCAGGGTAACTTTGGATCAGTGGATGGTGACTCCGCAGCGGCAATGAGGTACACCGAAGCAAGACTCGCGAAAATCTCAGATGAAATGCTTCGCGATCTTGACAAAAACACGGTAAACTTCGTCCCCAACTTTGATGATTCACTTCAGGAGCCATCAGTTCTCCCCTCTTACCTGCCCAACCTGTTGATCAACGGGTCGAGCGGTATTGCGGTCGGTATGGCAACAAACATTCCGCCTCACAACCTGACAGAAACGATTAATGGACTTGTAGCCATGATCGACAATCCCGCAATTGACATCGACGGACTGATGCAGCATGTATCTGCTCCCGATTTCCCGACAGGCGGAATTATCTACGGCTATTCCGAAGTGAAAAGTGCCTACCACACGGGCAGAGGAAAACTTATCGTTCGTGCGAAGGTAAACACTGAAACACAGAAAAACGGCAGAATTCACATTATCGTGACCGAACTTCCCTACCAGGTTAATAAAGCTGCTCTTATCGAAAGAATAGCTCAACAGGTTAAGGAAGGGAAACTTCAGCACATCTCAAATCTAAGAGATGAATCTGACAGGGACGGTATGCGTGTGGTTATCGAACTGAAAAAAGATGCTCAGCCTGCTGTAGTCCTCAACCAGCTCTACAAACACACCCAGATGCAGGTAACTTTTGGTGTAATCATGCTCGCACTGGTGAACGGAGCTCCAAAGGTACTCAACCTTAAAGAAATGATGCACCACTTCCTGCTCCACAGAATGGATGTACTCATTCGCAGAACCCGTTTCGAACTCGATGCGGCAGAGCGTAGAGCCCACATTCTCGAAGGTTACATCATCGCTCTCGATAATATCGATGAGGTAATTGCTGTCATTAAGGCTTCGAGAGATACCGAAACTGCAAAGAAAAACCTGATGGAACGCTTCAAACTTTCAGAGATTCAGGCAAAAGCGATACTCGATATGAGATTGCAAAGGCTGACCGGTCTCGAAAGAAAGAAAATTGAGCAGGAATATAAAGAGCTTATCAAACTGATTGAGAAACTGAGAGGCATCCTCGAAAGTGAAGAGAAGAGAAATCTCATCATTAAAGAGGAACTCATAGCTCTTCGCGACAAATTTGGCGACGAAAGAAGAACCGAAATCATTTATGACTATGAAAACTTCTCACTCGAGGACATGATCGCTGAAGAGGATGTGGTGGTTACCATTTCCCACAGAGGTTTCATCAAGAGATTCCCTGCGAGCGGATACAGAAAACAGAAACGCGGCGGAAGAGGTGTAACCGGTGCCGGAACAAAAGAAGGTGATTTCGTGGAGACAATGTTTGTTGCCTCGACACACCACTACATCATGTTCTTCACCGACAAGGGTCGCTGCTACTGGCTCAAGGTACACGAAGTGCCCGATGTCGGAAGATCCGCACTCGGAAGGTCGATCCTCAATCTGATTGAGAAAACACCTGACGAGCAGATCACTGCTTTCGTAACCGTTAAAGAGTTTAAGGATGATCAGTACCTGATAATGGCTACCAAAAATGGCGTTATCAAGAAAACTGTCCTCTCGGCTTACGGTAATGTAAGACGCGGCGGAATTATCGCCCTGAATCTGAATGAAGGTGATTCACTCATCAGCGCCAAGCTTTGCGAAGCCGGTGACAATATCATCATCGGTACCCACGACGGTATAGCCATCCGTTTCGACGAGAGTGCTGTTCGTGACATGGGAAGAGCCGCAACCGGCGTTATCGGTATCAGACTCGAGAAAGGTGACTTCGTAATCGGTTCACTCGTTATCAAACGCACAAGCACCGTAATGGTGGTTACCGACAAAGGTTATGGAAAACGGTCGGATGTGAACGATTATCGTGTTACCAACCGTGGCGGAAAGGGTATCATTACCGTGAAAACCACTGAAAAGACGGGTAAACTGATGTCGATCATGGAACTCAACGACAACGATGAACTTATCTGCATCACTTCAGGTGGCATGGTCATTAAAATGGCTGCCAAGGATATCCGCACAATGGGAAGAAACACCCAGGGTGTAAGAATCATCAACCTGAAGGATAACGATTCGATTACCGACATCGCTAAGGTAGTTCCGGATGACGATGATAATGCAACAGATACTGCAGAGACGGAAGAAACCCTTCTTTAA
- a CDS encoding long-chain fatty acid--CoA ligase has product MGPSRNFKTIPELFRILVDDYGKDPSKVMLKHKVGKEYVDITYQQVKSEVELMAHGFLSIGVKEGDKIVLLAENRPEWMMLDFAILGIGAVDVPLYPSLTPNDIGFIVNNSEAKVVVVSNKLLLSKYLKVKDQCPSVENIIVINEKDADDSISGLYSLKQLQKRGEEHRKFSPGQFVEMNSRVKEYDLCTIIYTSGTTGEPKGVLLTHHNIISNVLAALEVIAVTPTEVFLSFLPLCHIFERMAGFYLALASGSQVAFAQSIETVPQNMVEVRPTLMTAVPRLFERFHARVMKTVESGSEKKQQIFHWGLQVGKDYVKAKKAGKIPMALKLKHKAADALVLKKIRERTGGRLKFFVSGGAALPGPIGEFFEALGILILEGYGLTESSPVIAVNRVEAYKFGAVGKIIPGVQVKIVKEHPEDHDGEILAKGPNIMQGYYKLPHETAETIKDGWLHTGDIGYIDADGFLLITDRKKNLFKTSGGKYVAPTPIENLFLANKYVEQFVLIGDKRTFLSALIVPDYDNLKDFAKANNVEYVDIPDLIKKKEIIQLYEKEIVNIQKPLASYEKVRKFALMERAFTIEDGEMTPSMKIKRKIVEKKYAEEIERMYA; this is encoded by the coding sequence ATGGGACCTTCAAGAAATTTTAAAACAATCCCTGAACTTTTCAGAATTCTTGTAGATGACTATGGCAAAGACCCTTCAAAGGTTATGCTGAAGCATAAAGTCGGCAAAGAATATGTGGATATCACTTATCAGCAGGTCAAGTCGGAAGTGGAACTGATGGCCCACGGTTTTCTCTCGATTGGAGTAAAAGAGGGCGACAAAATTGTCCTTCTTGCAGAAAACCGTCCTGAATGGATGATGCTCGATTTTGCCATACTTGGAATTGGTGCTGTGGATGTCCCCCTCTATCCCTCACTTACTCCAAATGATATCGGTTTTATAGTTAACAATTCTGAAGCCAAGGTTGTAGTCGTTTCCAATAAACTGTTGCTCTCGAAGTATCTGAAAGTAAAAGATCAATGCCCGAGTGTCGAGAACATAATTGTGATTAACGAAAAGGATGCGGATGATTCGATCTCCGGTCTCTACTCCCTCAAACAACTGCAAAAAAGGGGTGAAGAACACAGGAAATTCAGTCCGGGTCAGTTCGTCGAAATGAATTCCCGTGTGAAAGAGTATGACCTGTGTACTATAATCTACACTTCCGGAACCACCGGTGAACCTAAAGGCGTGCTTCTCACCCACCACAATATCATTTCCAATGTCCTCGCTGCCCTGGAAGTGATTGCGGTAACTCCTACCGAAGTTTTTCTTTCTTTCCTTCCTCTCTGCCACATTTTTGAGAGGATGGCGGGGTTTTATCTCGCTCTCGCGTCGGGAAGCCAGGTGGCGTTCGCTCAAAGTATCGAAACGGTCCCCCAGAACATGGTGGAAGTGCGACCAACTCTCATGACCGCTGTGCCCAGACTTTTTGAGAGATTCCATGCCCGTGTGATGAAAACTGTTGAAAGTGGATCAGAGAAAAAACAACAAATTTTCCATTGGGGACTTCAAGTCGGAAAAGATTATGTCAAAGCAAAAAAAGCCGGCAAGATACCAATGGCTCTTAAATTGAAGCATAAAGCGGCTGATGCTCTCGTGCTTAAGAAAATCAGGGAGAGAACCGGAGGCAGGTTGAAGTTCTTTGTCTCAGGCGGAGCAGCTCTTCCCGGACCAATCGGTGAATTTTTTGAAGCTCTTGGGATATTGATTCTCGAAGGTTACGGACTTACAGAGTCTTCCCCTGTGATAGCAGTAAACAGAGTTGAAGCATACAAATTCGGCGCCGTTGGTAAAATTATTCCCGGTGTACAGGTTAAGATAGTTAAGGAACATCCTGAAGATCATGATGGTGAAATTCTTGCAAAGGGACCAAACATCATGCAGGGTTACTACAAACTCCCGCACGAAACTGCCGAGACCATAAAGGATGGCTGGCTCCACACCGGCGATATCGGCTACATCGATGCCGATGGATTCCTCCTGATCACCGACCGGAAAAAGAATCTTTTCAAAACCTCGGGTGGAAAATATGTTGCCCCGACACCAATCGAAAATCTTTTCCTCGCCAACAAATATGTCGAACAGTTTGTTCTAATCGGTGATAAACGAACTTTCCTAAGCGCACTGATTGTACCCGATTATGATAATCTTAAGGATTTCGCAAAAGCCAATAATGTCGAATATGTGGATATCCCGGATTTAATTAAGAAAAAGGAAATCATTCAGCTCTACGAAAAAGAAATCGTAAACATTCAGAAACCTCTCGCGAGCTATGAAAAAGTGAGAAAATTCGCCTTGATGGAAAGAGCTTTTACGATCGAAGATGGAGAGATGACACCTTCAATGAAAATCAAAAGAAAGATTGTCGAAAAGAAGTACGCCGAGGAAATTGAAAGAATGTACGCATAG
- a CDS encoding AAA family ATPase has translation MKNRLPLGLQNFDDLRRKKKVYVDKTAFIAELISDYKIVFLSRPRRFGKSLLLSTIKELFSGNRDSFEGLYIHDRVNVEKLPVILLDFSLIANSDADTFKKSIIIYLQEIAREYSVEIDTDVPQMAIFLLVNRIHTVTGKKTVILIDEYDKPIVDHITNPAKASENREILQGFFGAIKGLDQFIEFLFITGVSKFSKVSLFSGFNQLTDISYDPRFNDICGYTQEELQSSFTPELDKLNSVFDAPREKLMEQIKYWYNGYSWDGKNTVYNPVSILNLFRINEFQNYWFATGTPTFLLKKIKEDSVFIPELEALTIDSTGLESFDIENISLRNLLLQTGYLTVKGKTSGFSGVTYTLGYPNYEVKDAFYSFIYGYLTERKVDEVNSIAARMKKSLIQQNPDLFLSDLKYLFAQIPSMLYISEEKYFHSLFITIAFLIGLKVESEVSTNIGRIDTVLELEDKYYLLEFKYCKSAQSGIDQIKDKRYAEKYLRSGKQIIFVSLAFTRHEITMQTENFRE, from the coding sequence ATGAAAAACCGCCTCCCTCTGGGACTGCAGAATTTTGATGATCTGAGACGGAAGAAGAAAGTCTATGTCGATAAGACAGCTTTTATTGCTGAATTGATATCAGATTATAAAATTGTATTCCTTTCCAGACCCCGCAGATTTGGAAAATCCCTTCTTCTTTCGACCATTAAAGAACTTTTCAGCGGAAACAGGGACTCGTTTGAGGGTCTTTATATTCATGACCGGGTTAATGTTGAAAAACTTCCTGTCATTTTGCTGGACTTTTCCTTAATAGCCAACAGTGATGCAGACACTTTCAAAAAATCGATAATCATTTACCTGCAGGAGATTGCAAGGGAATATTCTGTCGAGATTGATACAGATGTGCCACAAATGGCAATATTTCTCCTCGTAAACCGTATCCACACAGTTACGGGTAAAAAGACAGTTATCCTGATCGATGAATATGACAAGCCGATTGTTGATCACATAACCAACCCTGCCAAAGCATCGGAAAACAGAGAGATACTACAGGGTTTCTTTGGTGCCATCAAAGGTCTGGATCAGTTTATCGAGTTTCTCTTTATCACAGGGGTGAGCAAGTTTTCGAAGGTATCTCTTTTCTCGGGATTCAATCAACTCACCGACATTTCATATGATCCCAGGTTCAATGATATATGCGGCTACACCCAGGAAGAACTGCAATCTTCTTTTACCCCTGAACTCGACAAATTGAATTCCGTATTTGATGCTCCCCGTGAGAAGTTAATGGAGCAAATTAAATACTGGTATAATGGTTACAGCTGGGACGGAAAGAATACAGTTTATAACCCCGTATCGATATTGAATCTTTTCAGAATTAATGAATTTCAGAATTACTGGTTTGCAACCGGTACCCCAACATTTCTTTTAAAAAAAATAAAAGAAGATTCGGTTTTTATCCCAGAACTTGAGGCACTTACGATAGACTCAACCGGGTTGGAGTCGTTTGACATCGAAAACATCAGTCTGCGGAATCTTCTTTTACAGACAGGATATCTTACCGTTAAGGGAAAGACCTCCGGATTCTCAGGCGTTACCTACACTCTCGGCTACCCAAACTATGAAGTAAAAGATGCGTTTTATTCCTTTATATATGGATATCTGACTGAACGGAAAGTGGATGAAGTCAATTCAATCGCTGCAAGAATGAAAAAATCTCTCATTCAACAAAATCCTGACCTCTTCCTGTCTGATCTGAAATACCTTTTCGCACAGATTCCTTCCATGCTCTATATTTCAGAAGAAAAGTACTTCCATTCACTTTTTATAACCATCGCTTTTCTGATTGGTCTGAAGGTGGAATCCGAGGTGAGTACAAATATTGGACGAATTGATACTGTTCTCGAACTGGAGGATAAATATTATCTTCTCGAATTCAAATACTGTAAATCTGCTCAATCCGGAATTGATCAAATCAAAGACAAGAGGTATGCAGAGAAATATCTGCGTTCAGGGAAACAGATAATTTTCGTTTCCCTTGCCTTTACCAGACATGAAATTACCATGCAAACGGAAAACTTCCGGGAGTAA
- the bshB1 gene encoding bacillithiol biosynthesis deacetylase BshB1 — MKIDVIVFAAHPDDAELSMGGTIAKLASHGMKVGIIDCTRGELGTRGSAEIRQHEAIQAGIVLKAEFRDNFNIPDGEIQVNRENLLKFIHAIRKYKPKVIFAPYFNDRHPDHIAVSQLAKQAYFYSGVGKIHTFENEHMQPSYRPSALYYYMQTYEFEPSFIVDISGYFDTKMKSVKAFSSQFFDPKNKEPETFISKQGFLDFIESRSKLYGFRIGKDYGEAFYSEEAIELDLVHKLKH, encoded by the coding sequence ATGAAGATTGATGTTATAGTTTTTGCTGCACATCCGGATGATGCCGAACTCTCAATGGGTGGTACCATCGCCAAACTTGCATCACACGGGATGAAGGTTGGAATAATTGACTGTACGAGGGGTGAGCTGGGAACCCGTGGTTCTGCCGAGATCAGACAACACGAAGCCATTCAGGCAGGAATTGTTTTGAAAGCTGAGTTTAGAGACAATTTTAACATTCCTGATGGTGAGATACAGGTTAATCGCGAAAATCTGCTGAAGTTTATTCATGCGATCAGAAAATACAAGCCTAAAGTTATTTTTGCGCCATACTTTAATGACAGGCATCCTGATCATATCGCAGTGAGTCAGCTCGCAAAACAGGCATATTTCTATTCAGGTGTTGGAAAAATCCACACATTCGAAAATGAACATATGCAACCATCTTACAGACCTTCGGCTCTCTATTATTACATGCAGACTTATGAGTTTGAGCCTTCGTTTATAGTTGATATTTCAGGATACTTTGATACAAAGATGAAATCTGTAAAGGCGTTCTCGAGTCAGTTTTTTGACCCCAAAAACAAAGAGCCTGAGACATTTATCAGCAAACAAGGTTTTCTCGACTTCATTGAATCAAGATCAAAATTGTATGGATTCAGAATCGGGAAAGATTACGGCGAGGCTTTTTATTCAGAAGAGGCAATCGAACTTGATCTTGTACATAAACTGAAACATTGA
- a CDS encoding aldehyde dehydrogenase family protein, which yields MNIDKDLLSIQEARELSRRAKEAQMEFKHFSQDQVDRIVKAMADAGYAAAEKLAKMACEESGFGKWQDKVVKNQFATKNVWESIKDLKSCGVIESLHGGKVLKIAEPMGVVAALVPSTNPTSTAMFKAIISLKCRNGIVASPHPRTVNCTAEALAIVAQAAEREGAPKGLIQCLRTPTIEGTEALMKDKNIAVILATGSTPMVKAAYSSGTPAYGVGAGNVPAFIEKSANVKKAVLDIVYGTTFDNGTLCSSEQAMIVDRSIRETAIAEAKSAGCYFVNEEEKKKLGAAILKGGRVNPEIVGKPAPWIANYAGFTVPENIKVLVAECDKVGKEEPLSYEKLSPILAFYTVDGWLEGCHRCIDLLHFGGVGHTMVIHSNDREIIMKFALEKPAFRILCNTVSSIGAVGYTTALLPSLTLGPGTWGGSIVSENVSAKHLMNIKHLAFEVNPVNHGNSLSGMGDNITRSQSYLQEIEERLRARAGNPVINQNNAMKEIPKKETKNQESSGEKTLTAAEVQKIIDEFKF from the coding sequence ATGAATATTGATAAAGACCTGCTCTCGATACAAGAGGCAAGAGAGCTTTCGAGGAGAGCCAAAGAGGCTCAAATGGAATTCAAGCATTTCTCACAGGATCAGGTTGATCGCATTGTAAAGGCGATGGCTGATGCAGGTTATGCTGCTGCTGAGAAACTCGCAAAAATGGCTTGTGAAGAGAGCGGATTTGGCAAGTGGCAGGACAAGGTAGTAAAGAATCAGTTTGCCACAAAAAATGTGTGGGAATCGATAAAAGACCTTAAAAGTTGTGGTGTAATCGAGAGTTTGCACGGCGGCAAGGTACTGAAAATTGCAGAACCGATGGGAGTTGTAGCCGCACTGGTTCCTTCCACCAATCCTACATCAACGGCAATGTTTAAAGCTATTATTTCCCTGAAGTGCAGAAACGGCATCGTTGCTTCTCCTCATCCCAGAACGGTGAACTGTACTGCTGAAGCCCTCGCAATTGTTGCACAGGCGGCTGAGAGGGAAGGTGCTCCGAAAGGATTGATTCAATGCCTCCGTACACCGACAATCGAGGGCACAGAAGCCCTGATGAAAGATAAAAACATCGCAGTGATACTCGCCACCGGAAGCACTCCGATGGTGAAGGCTGCTTACAGTTCGGGGACTCCTGCCTACGGCGTGGGAGCCGGTAATGTTCCTGCATTCATTGAGAAAAGTGCCAATGTTAAAAAAGCGGTTCTCGATATTGTTTACGGCACCACCTTTGACAACGGTACACTTTGTTCTTCCGAACAGGCTATGATAGTTGACAGGTCAATCAGGGAAACGGCGATTGCAGAGGCAAAATCCGCCGGTTGCTACTTTGTTAATGAGGAAGAGAAAAAGAAGCTCGGGGCTGCAATTCTTAAAGGTGGCAGAGTAAATCCTGAAATAGTGGGAAAACCTGCCCCATGGATCGCCAACTATGCTGGATTCACTGTTCCGGAGAATATCAAAGTTCTTGTGGCTGAATGTGATAAAGTCGGGAAGGAAGAACCTCTTTCCTACGAGAAATTGTCTCCGATACTTGCTTTTTATACTGTAGACGGCTGGCTTGAAGGCTGCCATAGATGTATCGACCTCCTGCATTTCGGCGGGGTAGGTCACACAATGGTGATTCATTCGAACGACCGTGAAATTATAATGAAGTTTGCATTAGAGAAACCGGCTTTCAGAATTTTGTGTAATACCGTTTCCTCGATAGGGGCGGTTGGCTATACAACAGCACTTCTTCCATCTCTGACATTGGGACCAGGAACATGGGGTGGCTCCATCGTTTCAGAAAATGTGAGCGCCAAACACCTTATGAACATAAAGCATCTTGCATTTGAGGTGAATCCGGTAAATCATGGAAATTCACTCTCGGGAATGGGTGATAATATTACCCGTTCGCAAAGTTATCTTCAGGAAATTGAAGAAAGACTGAGAGCAAGAGCGGGTAACCCGGTGATAAACCAGAACAACGCGATGAAAGAAATTCCCAAAAAAGAGACTAAAAACCAGGAGAGTTCGGGAGAGAAAACACTTACTGCAGCAGAAGTGCAAAAAATAATCGACGAGTTCAAGTTTTAA
- a CDS encoding NAD(P)-dependent alcohol dehydrogenase: MNTKTIKAYGTETHDTPIHGMEIKRRELLPNDVELDILYCGICHSDLHQIRNEWGFTTYPVVPGHEIVGRVTRVGAEVTKFKTGELAAIGCIADSCRKCEYCEEDLEQFCAEGVIFSYNSPDKHTGLMTYGGFSESYVCDENYVLRVPENLDPASAAPLLCAGITVYSPLKHWHTGPGKKVGILGMGGLGHLAIKIAKAMGAEVTVFTTSASKIEDAKRLGADNAVLSTDAAEMKKYARKLNLILDTVSAKHDVNTYLNLLKLDGSVVMVGLPAEPLEIHAFSVVMGRRSFSGSSIGGIAETQEVLDFCAKHNITADIEMIQIQDVAGAFERLERGDVKYRFVIDMASLKK, from the coding sequence ATGAACACAAAAACCATAAAAGCTTATGGCACAGAGACCCACGATACACCGATCCATGGTATGGAAATAAAACGGCGGGAGCTGCTACCGAACGATGTTGAGCTGGATATCCTTTACTGTGGCATCTGCCACTCTGATCTGCATCAAATCAGGAATGAATGGGGATTCACCACATATCCTGTCGTTCCCGGTCATGAGATAGTCGGAAGGGTAACCCGGGTTGGCGCGGAAGTGACAAAATTTAAGACGGGTGAACTTGCTGCCATTGGGTGTATAGCCGACTCATGCAGAAAATGTGAATATTGTGAGGAAGACCTGGAACAGTTTTGTGCTGAAGGAGTAATTTTTTCCTATAACAGTCCTGACAAGCACACAGGCTTAATGACATACGGCGGATTCTCCGAGAGTTATGTCTGTGATGAAAATTATGTACTTCGTGTACCTGAAAATCTCGACCCGGCATCAGCGGCACCACTTCTTTGCGCAGGAATTACAGTTTATTCACCGCTGAAACACTGGCACACAGGACCGGGAAAGAAGGTCGGTATTCTTGGAATGGGCGGTTTGGGACATCTTGCCATTAAGATTGCTAAGGCTATGGGTGCCGAGGTAACTGTATTTACGACTTCAGCATCGAAGATCGAGGATGCAAAAAGACTTGGTGCTGACAACGCTGTTTTATCCACCGATGCGGCAGAGATGAAGAAATATGCCAGGAAACTTAATCTCATTCTCGATACCGTGTCGGCAAAACATGATGTGAATACCTATCTCAATCTTCTAAAACTGGACGGAAGTGTCGTCATGGTCGGTCTTCCCGCAGAACCCCTCGAGATACATGCTTTCAGTGTGGTAATGGGAAGACGCAGCTTTTCGGGATCGAGCATAGGAGGAATTGCTGAAACCCAGGAGGTACTCGATTTCTGTGCAAAACACAACATTACAGCGGATATCGAAATGATTCAAATTCAGGATGTTGCCGGGGCATTTGAACGGCTCGAACGGGGTGATGTTAAGTACCGGTTTGTCATCGATATGGCTTCGCTGAAAAAATAA
- a CDS encoding CehA/McbA family metallohydrolase, with translation MFVYSGSLHIHSKFSDGSGEVREIANLANESGLDFIILTDHNTLRAKDEGYEGFYGKTLLIVGCEINDKENKNHYLAFGVDKTFSTRMPAAQYVKAVNDAGGIGFLAHPHEKRDSMEEHPPYPWTDWEISDFTGIEIWNHMSEWMENLTEQNKYNSFVHPLRTIDRPAEETLEVWDRLNLKRKVTAIGGIDAHAHRVNLLGFFEVEVFPYKVLYKSIRTYVILPERMYPTDDPAVQKHYQKLILEALKEGRSFVANYYHGDATGFRFFADAGGQTYNMGDTVPHGEKINLRVLVPAQLAVMKLVHNGRVIDETTGSDIEFVVYEKGVYRVEVYHGGRGWIFSNHIRVGI, from the coding sequence ATGTTTGTTTATTCAGGATCCCTGCATATACATTCAAAATTTTCAGACGGTTCGGGCGAAGTTCGTGAAATAGCGAACCTCGCCAATGAATCGGGGCTCGACTTCATAATTCTCACCGATCACAACACTCTAAGAGCGAAAGATGAAGGTTACGAGGGATTTTATGGCAAGACACTTCTTATTGTGGGATGCGAGATAAATGATAAAGAGAATAAGAATCACTACCTCGCTTTTGGAGTTGATAAAACCTTCTCCACAAGAATGCCGGCAGCACAGTATGTAAAAGCTGTTAATGATGCCGGTGGAATCGGGTTTTTGGCACACCCGCACGAAAAGCGGGACTCAATGGAAGAGCACCCTCCTTATCCTTGGACTGACTGGGAAATTTCAGATTTCACCGGAATTGAGATTTGGAACCACATGTCGGAGTGGATGGAAAACCTCACCGAGCAGAATAAATACAATTCTTTTGTACATCCACTCAGAACAATTGACCGACCTGCGGAGGAAACACTCGAGGTCTGGGACAGACTGAACCTGAAGCGGAAAGTCACAGCCATTGGTGGAATAGATGCACATGCCCACCGGGTGAATCTGCTCGGATTTTTTGAAGTGGAGGTTTTCCCCTACAAAGTACTTTATAAATCGATCAGGACATATGTGATACTTCCTGAACGCATGTATCCGACCGATGACCCTGCGGTTCAGAAACATTATCAAAAACTGATACTTGAAGCACTAAAAGAAGGAAGAAGTTTCGTTGCGAATTACTATCACGGTGATGCGACTGGGTTCAGGTTTTTTGCGGATGCCGGAGGTCAAACATACAATATGGGTGACACGGTTCCGCATGGCGAAAAAATCAATCTGCGGGTTCTCGTGCCTGCTCAGCTCGCTGTGATGAAACTTGTTCATAATGGCAGGGTGATTGATGAGACTACAGGCAGTGATATTGAGTTTGTTGTTTATGAAAAAGGGGTTTACAGGGTTGAAGTTTATCATGGGGGGAGAGGATGGATATTTTCAAACCATATTCGTGTAGGAATTTAA